A window from Sinanaerobacter sp. ZZT-01 encodes these proteins:
- a CDS encoding ABC transporter substrate-binding protein — MKMKRILCTILGMILLLSLIGCSSEKDGQGQEGDKDSNEIVVLSSASLDPELGEPTEASTEFSLYEMIYEPLIKYRENGEYQPALAEKWEVSPEGNAYTFYLRKGVKFSDGSDFNANSVIFSAEKWDPKTFSSEMTGIEKIDDYTVKISFKDACYPCLTELTYPRPYRFASQSAYDDSGEFVSMIGTGEWMIESYVSEQEVVLVPNPYYYGKKPNLDKIIIKKVTDGQSRIMALQSGEADLSIADIPEDSLPVVEKDENLAILSAKGTMGFFVMLNEENEVLQDAKVRKALNYATDSETIIENIFNGRGTAAKGLLPDTTPYVTDENSPGYAYNIAEAKKLLSEAGYKDSDGDGIVEKNGKKLSLNLVFQTEEYASWKLLSQFLQSEYAKIGVELKLDLKESAAYYDSIWKNRDFDLILYRTYEDSWNPHGFLRSMFTYTEDTYGICWSDKVLNKDLDEVIRIQDEKKRQEKYDEVLKYLNDQAYTIPIYYPLREYVYNTRLENLVMAPTSYENVEWNLINIKE; from the coding sequence ATGAAAATGAAAAGAATTTTATGTACAATCCTTGGAATGATCTTGCTTTTATCACTCATCGGCTGTTCGTCAGAAAAAGATGGACAAGGACAGGAAGGAGACAAGGATTCGAATGAAATTGTCGTACTATCAAGCGCCAGCTTAGATCCGGAATTAGGAGAACCGACGGAAGCAAGCACGGAATTCAGCTTATATGAAATGATTTATGAGCCGTTGATAAAATACAGAGAAAATGGTGAATATCAACCGGCACTTGCTGAAAAATGGGAAGTGAGTCCTGAGGGAAATGCATATACTTTTTATCTTCGTAAAGGTGTAAAATTCTCAGACGGAAGTGATTTTAATGCAAACAGTGTTATCTTCAGTGCTGAAAAATGGGATCCGAAAACTTTTTCTTCGGAAATGACGGGGATAGAAAAGATAGATGATTACACTGTAAAAATATCATTTAAAGATGCTTGTTATCCGTGTCTTACAGAGCTTACATATCCAAGACCTTATCGCTTTGCATCACAATCCGCGTATGATGACAGCGGAGAATTTGTATCCATGATCGGAACCGGAGAATGGATGATAGAAAGTTATGTCTCAGAGCAAGAAGTTGTATTGGTTCCAAATCCTTATTATTATGGAAAGAAGCCAAACCTGGATAAGATCATTATTAAAAAAGTAACAGATGGACAGTCTAGAATCATGGCACTGCAAAGTGGAGAGGCGGATTTGTCGATTGCAGATATTCCGGAAGACAGCTTACCGGTCGTAGAAAAAGATGAAAACTTAGCAATATTGAGTGCCAAAGGGACGATGGGATTCTTCGTAATGTTGAATGAAGAAAATGAGGTGTTGCAGGATGCAAAGGTGCGAAAAGCATTGAATTATGCAACAGATAGCGAAACAATTATAGAAAATATTTTTAACGGCAGAGGTACGGCAGCAAAGGGGCTCCTTCCTGATACAACACCTTATGTGACAGATGAAAACAGTCCAGGCTATGCTTATAATATAGCAGAAGCAAAGAAGCTTTTGAGTGAAGCGGGCTATAAAGACAGTGATGGAGATGGAATTGTAGAAAAGAATGGGAAAAAACTATCTTTAAATCTGGTCTTTCAGACAGAAGAATACGCTTCTTGGAAATTGCTAAGTCAATTCTTACAGTCTGAATATGCGAAAATTGGAGTAGAACTTAAATTGGACTTGAAAGAATCTGCAGCATACTATGATTCCATTTGGAAAAACAGAGATTTTGATCTGATTTTATACAGAACCTATGAGGATTCTTGGAATCCGCATGGCTTCCTTCGATCTATGTTTACTTATACAGAGGATACTTACGGAATCTGCTGGTCTGATAAAGTTTTGAACAAAGACTTAGATGAAGTAATAAGAATACAAGATGAGAAAAAGAGACAGGAAAAATACGATGAAGTATTAAAATATCTCAATGACCAGGCTTACACAATTCCAATTTATTATCCATTAAGAGAGTATGTATATAATACACGTTTGGAAAATTTGGTTATGGCACCGACATCCTATGAAAATGTAGAATGGAATTTAATTAATATCAAAGAGTAA
- a CDS encoding phospholipase D family protein — MYYWNEDAKESYLEKELLQVNNVRKLQIGTAFFSKEGLRILKSVINKNNLKKENVCLYLSDEFSQDRPHELLKEVLQLATVKIFFHRMYHAKVYLLRGDIDKLIYGSSNFTAGGFYKNIEFDSIEEIGEKKLSAIEHFFDYCDLHATTVTDEVIQYYEEIEDEIKELKKVQKELKNKIKSGYPLQQGAFRFKDYDIEKMMAVHNYIYPQIQRLGLYCTSNLSFLLHATEGDASQGELLSIWYGRSNREAAFSQRAYDIKNGSMGKSANHEKFEFTILSTGFIVRMHFETKGELADRMYTKSQIEERNARITREIAKFKGGNIKWKIFNSKENMYDSFEIDNENTDEICNFIKKYDKGAKSYITVYHPFIDDQKVEVEEIGDEILCHIMMFKPLYDSMLWR, encoded by the coding sequence ATGTATTATTGGAATGAAGATGCAAAGGAATCTTATCTAGAAAAAGAGCTGCTCCAAGTAAATAACGTAAGGAAATTACAAATTGGGACTGCTTTTTTTTCAAAAGAAGGACTTCGCATATTAAAAAGTGTTATAAACAAAAATAATTTAAAAAAGGAAAATGTATGCCTCTATTTATCGGATGAATTTTCTCAGGACAGACCGCATGAGTTGTTAAAAGAAGTGTTGCAGCTTGCAACTGTAAAAATATTTTTTCACCGTATGTATCATGCAAAGGTGTATTTGCTGAGAGGGGATATTGATAAGCTAATATATGGTTCCTCTAATTTTACGGCAGGCGGTTTTTATAAAAATATCGAATTTGATAGTATTGAGGAAATCGGAGAGAAAAAATTGAGTGCGATTGAACATTTTTTCGATTACTGTGATTTGCATGCCACTACAGTTACGGATGAAGTGATTCAATACTATGAAGAGATAGAGGATGAAATAAAAGAATTAAAGAAAGTTCAGAAAGAATTAAAAAATAAAATTAAGAGCGGTTATCCTTTACAGCAAGGTGCTTTTAGATTCAAGGATTATGATATAGAGAAAATGATGGCAGTTCATAATTATATCTATCCGCAAATCCAAAGACTGGGTTTGTACTGCACTTCGAATCTGTCGTTCCTTTTACATGCAACTGAAGGTGATGCGTCGCAAGGGGAATTATTGAGCATTTGGTATGGACGGAGTAACAGGGAAGCAGCTTTTTCTCAGAGAGCGTACGACATAAAAAACGGCAGCATGGGTAAAAGCGCAAATCATGAAAAGTTTGAATTTACAATTCTATCAACAGGCTTTATCGTGCGCATGCATTTTGAAACAAAAGGTGAATTGGCTGATCGGATGTATACAAAATCTCAAATAGAGGAACGAAATGCAAGGATAACAAGAGAAATTGCCAAATTTAAAGGCGGTAATATAAAATGGAAGATTTTTAATTCAAAAGAAAATATGTATGATTCCTTTGAGATCGATAACGAAAATACGGATGAAATTTGTAATTTTATAAAAAAATACGATAAGGGAGCAAAGTCCTACATAACAGTCTATCATCCGTTTATAGACGACCAAAAGGTAGAGGTAGAAGAGATTGGAGATGAAATTCTATGTCATATAATGATGTTTAAACCCCTTTATGACAGTATGTTGTGGAGGTAA
- a CDS encoding HD-GYP domain-containing protein gives MDKIKINLKDFLLCISDAQDLMSPTLSKHHQQVAYLAFRLAERLGLSIERQKNIILASLVHDIGALSKKERLEIIETETMQVNNHAFIGAKLLGEFKPLEEAARIIKFHHIAWNYGEGQNYKGEEVPFESHIIHLADRTCTFLYAEKNVISNLPNIIQKIKKNTGIVFESSLVDALEELSKYEYIWLDLMATTPMEMINDFSFFDTLLLEIDDVMSLSYIFSQIIDFRSEFTARHSAGVAKTAEQLARLIGFSTYECKMMLIAGYLHDLGKIAINNSILEKNGKLNEGEFNEIRMHTYYTYRLLERIPQFNEINKWASYHHEKLDGTGYPFHIKGENIPLGSRIMAVADVFTAIKEDRPYRLGMQNEAAIHILRKMVKNNALDEKVVRVLIENFEDINNIRDSFQKAAAKRYNDFCAFK, from the coding sequence ATGGATAAGATAAAGATTAATTTAAAAGATTTTTTATTATGTATTTCGGATGCACAGGATCTAATGTCTCCGACACTTTCCAAACATCATCAACAAGTAGCTTACCTCGCATTTCGGCTGGCAGAGAGACTGGGACTTTCGATTGAAAGACAGAAAAACATCATTCTTGCATCGCTAGTACATGATATCGGTGCGTTGTCTAAAAAGGAAAGGTTGGAAATTATCGAGACGGAAACAATGCAGGTAAATAATCATGCATTTATCGGTGCAAAACTTTTGGGTGAATTTAAACCATTGGAGGAAGCAGCACGCATTATTAAGTTTCACCATATCGCATGGAATTACGGAGAGGGGCAAAATTACAAAGGAGAAGAAGTTCCTTTTGAAAGTCACATCATTCATTTAGCAGACCGTACGTGTACATTTCTATATGCGGAAAAAAATGTGATATCAAATTTACCTAATATTATCCAAAAAATCAAAAAAAATACTGGGATAGTCTTTGAATCAAGTTTGGTGGATGCACTGGAAGAGCTGAGTAAATATGAATACATATGGCTGGATTTAATGGCGACGACACCAATGGAAATGATTAACGATTTTAGTTTCTTTGATACCTTGCTGTTAGAAATCGACGATGTTATGAGTCTTTCTTATATTTTTTCACAGATCATAGATTTTCGTAGTGAATTTACAGCACGCCATTCCGCAGGTGTAGCAAAGACGGCGGAACAGCTTGCAAGATTAATTGGTTTTTCCACTTATGAATGTAAAATGATGCTCATTGCCGGATACCTGCATGATTTGGGTAAAATAGCGATAAACAATAGTATATTAGAAAAAAATGGTAAGCTGAATGAAGGCGAATTTAATGAAATCCGAATGCATACCTATTATACTTATCGATTGCTGGAAAGAATACCGCAATTTAATGAAATAAATAAGTGGGCATCTTATCACCATGAAAAATTAGATGGTACAGGATACCCATTCCATATTAAAGGGGAAAATATTCCGCTTGGCTCTCGAATTATGGCTGTCGCAGATGTGTTTACTGCAATAAAAGAAGATCGTCCATATCGTTTAGGTATGCAGAATGAAGCAGCAATTCATATCTTAAGAAAAATGGTGAAAAATAATGCGTTGGATGAAAAAGTAGTTCGTGTTTTGATTGAAAATTTTGAAGATATAAATAATATTCGTGACAGTTTTCAAAAAGCAGCTGCAAAGCGTTACAATGATTTTTGTGCTTTTAAATAA
- a CDS encoding DUF2974 domain-containing protein translates to MKNIVDYVSEFKEDFCSKPFNAIDSLVLSQLSYLYFDGIVSIETTIDKAVRLKDIKKNDKFDEIFHNVRDSESNQKLLRALIKSPRFKDTKLCFYVNNLDYESEKQFSAITFLINDGTAYLAYRGTDASFVGWKEDFNMAFLTPVPSQEEAVSYLNFVGSLLTCDFKVGGHSKGGNLAVYSAVKCESEVQKKITHVYSHDGPGFRENVFSQEEYDLIKERIYKTLPESALVGMLLQNMDAYSVVKSNRIGILQHDPFSWSVKENDFQYVKTVASSAVLLNKAINSWLNSLDDEKRKMFIESLYQIVKVTEAKTFYDLTDNWQQKAITSLSAIKDIDDETRLFIRQAILSLIHLAMQNLKEEVRRPSKD, encoded by the coding sequence ATGAAAAATATTGTCGACTATGTATCGGAATTTAAAGAAGATTTTTGCTCAAAACCTTTTAATGCAATAGACAGCTTGGTTCTTTCTCAGCTTTCCTACTTATATTTTGATGGTATTGTATCTATTGAAACAACTATCGATAAGGCCGTCAGACTCAAAGATATAAAAAAAAATGATAAATTTGATGAAATATTTCACAATGTGCGTGACAGCGAGAGCAATCAAAAGCTTCTCCGTGCATTGATAAAAAGTCCGAGATTCAAGGATACAAAGTTATGTTTTTATGTCAACAATCTTGATTATGAGTCAGAGAAACAATTCTCAGCAATCACCTTTTTAATCAACGACGGAACCGCCTATTTAGCTTACCGGGGTACAGATGCCTCATTTGTCGGATGGAAAGAGGATTTTAATATGGCTTTTTTAACACCAGTTCCATCCCAGGAGGAAGCTGTCTCTTATCTGAATTTTGTAGGAAGTCTCTTAACTTGCGATTTTAAAGTTGGCGGTCATTCAAAAGGTGGAAATTTAGCAGTCTATTCTGCGGTCAAATGTGAATCAGAAGTTCAGAAAAAAATTACCCATGTTTATAGTCATGATGGACCAGGTTTTCGAGAAAATGTGTTTTCACAGGAAGAATATGATTTGATAAAAGAACGCATTTACAAAACACTGCCCGAATCCGCCCTGGTTGGAATGCTCCTACAAAACATGGACGCTTATTCGGTTGTAAAAAGCAACCGAATCGGAATTTTGCAGCATGATCCGTTCTCCTGGAGTGTAAAAGAAAATGATTTCCAATATGTAAAAACAGTAGCAAGCAGTGCTGTGCTACTGAATAAGGCAATTAATTCATGGCTGAATTCATTAGATGATGAAAAAAGAAAAATGTTTATTGAATCCTTATACCAAATTGTAAAGGTTACAGAAGCGAAAACATTTTATGATTTGACTGATAACTGGCAACAAAAAGCCATTACTTCACTTTCTGCCATTAAAGATATAGACGATGAAACACGGTTATTCATCCGACAAGCAATTTTATCTCTGATTCATCTAGCCATGCAGAATTTAAAAGAAGAAGTACGTAGACCATCAAAAGACTAA
- a CDS encoding AraC family transcriptional regulator — protein MEWIERLNNAVQYIEEHLTEPIDYNQTAKIACCSVYHFQRMFSYIADVPLSEYIRRRRMTMAAVDLQSGEEKVIDVAVKYGYDSPTAFNRAFQSVHGIAPSQAKKGGVILKAFPPISFNITIKGDVEMNYRIEKKEAFRIIGVSRPLCHEIEENFKVVPEMWQKAAMDGTIEKMVPMMKEEIRGILGISACNEQEEWKYFIAIASDAKVEAPLEEYIVPATTWAIFEGEGPMPHSIQEMEKRIVMEWLPNSGYEYGNAPDIEVYLNPDPQNSKFEIWVPVVKKK, from the coding sequence ATGGAATGGATTGAACGCTTAAACAACGCAGTGCAGTATATTGAAGAACATTTGACGGAGCCGATTGATTATAATCAGACGGCTAAAATCGCCTGCTGCTCCGTGTATCATTTCCAGAGGATGTTTTCTTATATTGCGGATGTACCGCTTTCGGAATACATTCGGAGAAGACGCATGACGATGGCTGCTGTAGATTTACAGAGCGGTGAAGAAAAGGTAATCGATGTGGCTGTAAAATACGGATACGATTCGCCGACTGCATTTAATCGCGCATTTCAAAGTGTTCATGGAATTGCACCCTCTCAAGCTAAAAAAGGAGGGGTAATCTTAAAAGCATTTCCGCCGATCAGCTTCAATATTACTATTAAAGGAGATGTTGAAATGAACTATCGTATTGAAAAGAAAGAAGCATTCCGAATCATTGGAGTTTCAAGGCCACTTTGTCATGAAATAGAGGAAAACTTTAAAGTTGTGCCGGAGATGTGGCAGAAAGCCGCAATGGATGGAACGATTGAAAAGATGGTACCGATGATGAAAGAAGAAATTAGAGGTATACTTGGAATCAGTGCATGCAATGAGCAGGAGGAATGGAAATATTTCATTGCAATTGCCAGTGATGCGAAAGTAGAGGCACCTTTAGAAGAATATATTGTGCCAGCCACAACTTGGGCAATATTTGAAGGAGAAGGGCCGATGCCTCATTCTATTCAAGAGATGGAGAAGAGGATTGTTATGGAATGGCTTCCGAATTCAGGATATGAGTATGGAAATGCACCGGATATAGAGGTATATCTAAATCCTGATCCGCAAAATTCAAAATTTGAAATATGGGTTCCGGTTGTAAAAAAGAAATAA
- a CDS encoding CatA-like O-acetyltransferase, which produces MKDINFYPIDMQKWPMMQAFHYYTQMAPTTYTINVDMDVTVLRNTLKEKKYKFFPAYLYLVTKAISKQREFRIGVKDGVLGYWDSLTPAYPQFHEDDCTTSLLWTEYDENFLDFYSRYIEDVKMHGDSHGILSSKGLPLPNTYVISCIPWFTFRSFSLHNHGIKDYYFPSFEAGGFFERNGQTYMPLSVTVHHATTEGYHLKVFFEELQRTMNHPEEWL; this is translated from the coding sequence ATGAAAGATATAAATTTTTATCCAATTGATATGCAAAAGTGGCCGATGATGCAGGCATTCCATTATTATACTCAGATGGCACCGACCACTTATACAATCAACGTGGACATGGATGTTACGGTTCTTAGAAATACATTAAAGGAGAAAAAATATAAATTTTTCCCTGCGTATTTATATTTAGTAACTAAAGCAATTAGCAAGCAAAGAGAATTTCGTATTGGTGTAAAGGATGGAGTTTTAGGTTATTGGGATTCTTTGACTCCCGCATATCCTCAATTTCATGAAGATGATTGTACCACATCCTTACTGTGGACGGAGTATGATGAAAATTTTTTGGATTTTTACAGTAGATATATCGAGGATGTGAAAATGCATGGTGATAGCCATGGCATTCTTTCCTCGAAAGGTCTGCCTCTTCCGAATACTTACGTGATATCTTGCATTCCATGGTTTACGTTCCGGAGCTTTTCCCTGCATAATCACGGGATAAAGGATTATTATTTTCCGAGCTTTGAGGCGGGGGGATTCTTTGAAAGAAACGGGCAAACATACATGCCTCTTTCTGTTACGGTTCATCATGCGACAACGGAAGGGTACCATCTGAAGGTTTTTTTCGAAGAACTGCAAAGAACAATGAATCACCCAGAAGAATGGCTTTAA